The Leptospira mtsangambouensis genomic sequence GGAATTGGAGTGGAAACTAAAAGGCGAAGAGTCTTATATTTTTCCAAAAGAAAATAAAACCATCATTTACGGTTTCGAATTCAAACAGTATGAAAAGGGAAATGCCACTTCAGCAATGACTGGAGATCGCGGTGAGATCAATCACTCAACAAAAACAGTGGTCTTAAGTGGAAAGGTGAGACTTAAAACCAATGATGGGAAATTTATAGAATCAGAATCCTTAACATACAATTTGGATGAAAAAACTTTATCTTCAGAAGAAGACGTTTTGGTATATTCCGATGGGACAACCATTCGAGGAAAGGGACTTCGTGCAGACAAAGGACTGAATAAATTTACCATCATCCAACCCAAAGCAGTGACTGTGGGTGGGAGTAACCCGCTGAAGGAAAAACAATGAAAAAGGTAATTCTATTTTTATGTTTTTCTATTTCTATACTTTCTGCAAATCCTTCGCCAATACCTGTGTTATACGGTTCAGAAGATCTTTTGAAAAAAGAAGATTCAATCCTATCTCCTGATAAGAAAAAAGATAAAAAGGACAAGATCCCTGTTATTTGGGGAGGAAGCAGCCTAACTCAGGAAGAGAGAACCATTAATGGAATACCCATGAAAGTCTTTATTCTAGGTGGTGGTGCTTATATTATGCATAAAACCATCAAACTGAGTGCTCGCGAAATTGAAATCATTGGTGAAGATGCTCTCATCGGGAATTTAAAAGGTCAGGTGGTTGTGGAAGACTTTCAAAATGGAGTCACCTTGACAGCTACCAAAGGGATTTATAATAAAATAGGCGGAACGGTAAGTTTGGAAAACAACCCCGTGCTTGTGCAGAAAAAAGATGGAAAGGTCGTTAAAATCCAATGCCAATCCATAGTTCGTTACTTAGAAGAAGCCAAAACAAATTTAGCTGGTAAGGTAGTGGTGACTTCTGATGAATTCCAAGTTTTTGGTGAAGATGCTGTATTCTCCGAAAAAGAGGATCGGATAGATTTGGCTGGGGAACCGTTCCTCTTTTCAGAAAATCGTTTTTTAATTGGCCAAACTCTTTCTTATTTCGTGAAAGAAGGAAGCATTCAATTGGATGGAGATGCAACCATCTACCAAGTATCTTATGAAAATAAAAAAGATAAAGAGAAAGATACAACAACAAAAGAACGTGTTGTCACTTTGTTTACCGGTAAAACGTTAACTCACAAAAATAAAGGCAAAGATACTCTAACTTCTATGAGTGGAGATGCCTTTATGTATCGGAAAAGTTCTGAGTTTAAAGCCAATCTTTTAGAAAGTCGTCGAAACAATAAAGATATCAAAGCAACAGGAAACGTCAGTTATTTAGATCGCGAAAACGCTTATCGTATGGAAGGTGGATT encodes the following:
- the lptC gene encoding LPS export ABC transporter periplasmic protein LptC gives rise to the protein MMRRMLISIFLLAMINCKDKEYLRIEVERESGSMVSMRHFSRSSYKDSGELEWKLKGEESYIFPKENKTIIYGFEFKQYEKGNATSAMTGDRGEINHSTKTVVLSGKVRLKTNDGKFIESESLTYNLDEKTLSSEEDVLVYSDGTTIRGKGLRADKGLNKFTIIQPKAVTVGGSNPLKEKQ
- a CDS encoding LptA/OstA family protein, whose amino-acid sequence is MKKVILFLCFSISILSANPSPIPVLYGSEDLLKKEDSILSPDKKKDKKDKIPVIWGGSSLTQEERTINGIPMKVFILGGGAYIMHKTIKLSAREIEIIGEDALIGNLKGQVVVEDFQNGVTLTATKGIYNKIGGTVSLENNPVLVQKKDGKVVKIQCQSIVRYLEEAKTNLAGKVVVTSDEFQVFGEDAVFSEKEDRIDLAGEPFLFSENRFLIGQTLSYFVKEGSIQLDGDATIYQVSYENKKDKEKDTTTKERVVTLFTGKTLTHKNKGKDTLTSMSGDAFMYRKSSEFKANLLESRRNNKDIKATGNVSYLDRENAYRMEGGFLSYDKEKGYSYLTESPQIVFLDKKELKERGKLTAVFLERFDERFETVARGNVEVETQTATATGEYATYFEKRDELVLEGNPTLVKDNTKVSAGKIILFPKSDKAYLTDGLKVIPNGEKK